Sequence from the Herbaspirillum sp. meg3 genome:
TGCCGGTGGCATCGGCTTCGCGCTGGATGGCGCGGCTGAATTCGATCTGCAGACGGCGCGGCATCGACAGACCGTATTCCTGCTCCAGCAGGTAGGCCATGCCGCCCTTGCCGGATTGGCTGTTGACGCGGATCACGGCATCGTAGCTGCGGCCCAGATCGGCCGGGTCGATCGGCAGATAAGGTACTTCCCAGATGGCGTCCGCTTGCTGCTTGGCGAAACCCTTCTTGATGGCATCCTGGTGCGAGCCGGAGAAGGCCGTGAAGACCAGATCGCCGACATACGGATGACGTGGGTGAACCGGGATCTGGTTGCACTCCTCGACGCACTGACGCACGGTGTCAATGTCGGAGAAATCAAGGCCGGGATTCACGCCTTGCGTGTACAGGTTCAGGGCGAGCGTGACCAGATCGACGTTGCCGGTGCGTTCGCCGTTGCCGAACAAACATCCTTCAACGCGATCAGCGCCGGCCATCACAGCCAGTTCAGCCGAAGCGACGGCGGTGCCGCGGTCATTGTGCGGGTGCACCGAGATGATGGTGGAGGCGCGATGCTTCAGGTTGCGGCACATCCATTCGATCTGGTCGGCGTAGACATTCGGCGTGCTGCATTCGACGGTCGAGGGCAGATTCAGGATGACTTTGCGTTCTGGTGTGGCGCCCCAGGTTTCACAGACGGCGTCGCAGATTTCCTTGGAGAAGTCGAGTTCGGTGGTGCTGAAGGACTCCGGCGAATATTCATAGCGCCATTGGGTTTCCGGGCGGGCGTCGGTCAGTTCCTTGACGAGTTGAGTGCCGGTGACGGCGATGTTTTTGATCTCGTCGCGGGACATGTTGAAGACGATCTTGCGGAAAGCCGGTGCCACCGAGTTGTACAAGTGGACGATGGCTTGCTTGGCACCTGCGAGCGAATCGATGGTGCGGCGGATCAGCTCTTCGCGCGACTGGGTCAGCACGATGATGGTGACATCGTCAGGGATGCGATTTTCTTCGATCAGTTTGCGAACGAAGTCGAAGTCGGTTTGCGATGCGGAGGGGAAGCCGACTTCGATTTCCTTCAGGCCGATTTGCAGAAGCATTTCGAAGAAGCGCAGTTTGCGCTCCGGGCTCATCGGCTCGATCAGCGCCTGATTACCGTCGCGCAGGTCGGTACTCATCCAGATCGGCGGCTTGGAAATGAACTGATTGGGCCAGGTACGATCAGATAACGGAATCGTTGGGAATGCGCGGTACTTTGCTGCCGGGTTGCTTAACATCATGGTAAAACCTCTTTAATTTGTCACTACAGTGAAATTGGGGAAATCATCCGATGTGGCTGAAGGGCCGCCTGACTGCCACTAACGCGAGGCCAGGCAACCGATCGGTAGCGATAGCAGTGCCGATGCCGGTGCAAAGATCTTCGCGGCGATAGATTCGACGATTACGCCGGAAATCGGAGTTGCAGCAATGGACTTGGTATGCAAGAGCGGCATAACTGGCTTTTCAGTAAAAAATTTACAACTTTTTAATTTGTGCTGCGATGTGATTCTGAGGATCCATTTCGGATGCTTTCAGATCTATACGCCAGCGAGGAAACTGCAAAAACTAGGGAGAAACTTGGATTAGCGCGAAGCTGGTAGTAGCGTCACTAGTAGCAACGCTAGCAGGGCGCCAGCGAAGTGCGATAGTGATAGAGAGAATTGTGTTGCGGAGTTCATCTGTTCACTTTAGAAGATTGCTGTTTGGATTGTCAAGCATTATCTGCCTGATGCTCCCAAAAGCGAGCTAAAAGCAGGGGGGAGCCGATGCCTTTTGTTGTTAGAATCCAAGTTCCTTTCATAATGATGAAGCGACAAGTCCTGGGTGGCTTGGCGGCATCCGGCTTTTATTCGATCCTTGTTTGTATATCCAGCACTTGATCAATTCGTTAATTAATTAATTATTTATTCAATTCATGTATAGACGTCCGGACCTGATCGTTTGCGAAGAGTGTGATGCAGTGCATCGCAGGCCGGTACTCAGACGCGCTGAAATTGCGCAATGCCAGCGTTGCGGTGCAGAAATGGAGCGCGACACCGGCAGTCGCCAGCAACGTTTGCTGCCGCTGACGGTTGCCAGCCTGATCATGTTCGTGATCGCCAACAGCTTTCCCATCGTCGAAATCGAGCTGCAAGGATTGACCAGTCAGACCACGCTGATCGGCGCCGTCAAAGTGCTCGGTATGGAAGGCATGTCGCTGGTAGCCATGCTGGTAATGGCTACGACCATTTTGTTCCCGCTGGTGCAGCTGCTGGTCCTGTTCTATTTATTACTGCCGACGGCACATGGCGTGAACCGTCCCGGCGTCAAGACTCTGCTGAGGATCATGCAGATGGTACGTCCCTGGGGGATGGTGGAGGTCTTTCTGCTCGGTGTGTTGGTGGCAGTGGTCAAGTTGTCCAATATGGCGACGGTGATTCCCGGTGTCGCCTTGTGGGCGTTTGGCGCACTGACGATCGTTTTGACCGCAGTCGTGTCATTTAACCCGCGCTATCTGTGGCGCTCGCTGGTGATCGCACGCATTGAAGACGCCGATCCGGTCAAAGACGGGGAGCCGGTACGATGAGCGCTGATACTTATCCCGCATCGGACGCATCGTCTGATCCCTCTTTTGCCGATGAGTCTGCGGCAAAGGCGCATCAGGCTGAACATGCTGCCGATCCTGTAATGAGCAGCGCCATCGCTTCCAATCTCCGTCCCTGCCATCATTGCGGTACCGTCTGGGAAGATGCCCCCGACGATGCGCATTGCGAGGTCTGCCACAGCCCGCTGCATGTGCGCAAGATCGATAGCCTCAATCGCACCTGGGCTTTTCTGATCGCGGCCTGCATCATGTACATCCCGGCCAATCTGATGCCGGTGATGACCACGACGACTCTGCTGGATGAACAGCAGGATACGATCATGAGCGGCATCATCTACTTCTGGGTCGATGGATCGTGGGAGCTGGCGATTGTGGTGTTCATTGCCAGCTTTCTGGTACCGCTCTTCAAGCTGGTGTCGCTGATCATCCTGACGGTGAGCGCGCGCCGGCGCAGCAGCTGGCAGCGTCTGCAACGCGCCAAACTGTATCGTGTGGTGGAGTCGATAGGGCGTTGGTCAATGCTGGATGTATTCGTGGTGTCTTTGCTGACCGGGCTGGTGCAAATAGAAGGCTTTGCCAAGATCACGGCGGGAGTCGGCGTCGCAGCGTTCGGATCGGTAGTGGTGCTCACCATGCTGGCGTCGCTGAGTTTTGATCCGCGCCTGATCTGGGATCAGGATGAGCCGGTTTCTAATGAGAACGCTGTGCCGTCGCCACATGTCGACCTGCAAGAGCAATAAAAAAGGATAGTGAATGACTGAACAAACGACGCCCTCACATCATCTTCCGGAGCCTAAACGCTCCCGCCAGCGCAACTGGCTGCCCTCGCTGGTATGGCTGATTCCCATCGTTGCCGCCGTGGTCGGCCTCACACTGGTTGCCAAGATACTGATCGAACGTGGCCCGGTGATCACGATCAGCTTCTCCTCCGCCGAAGGGCTGGAAGCCGGCAAGACCAAAGTGAAATACAAAGACGTCGATATCGGTCTGGTGCAGTCGATCACGCTGAGCAGAGACCGCTCGCATGTCTTGACCACTGTGCAACTGACCAAGGAAGCCGAAAGCTTCACCGCCGACGACACGCGCTTCTGGGTGGTGCGTCCACGCGTGGCGGCATCCGGCATCTCGGGTCTGAATACCTTGCTGTCGGGCGCTTATATCGGCGCCGATGCGGGCAAGTCGGAGGAAACCAAAAAGGAATTCGCCGGCCTTGAACAGCCGCCGATCATTACGCGCGACACCTCCGGCAAGCAGTTCGTGCTGCATGCCGCTGATCTCGGCTCGGTGGATATCGGCTCGCCCGTGTTCTATCGCCGCATCAAGGTCGGCCAGGTTGCCGCCTATGATCTCGATCAGGACGGCAAGGGCGTGACACTGCGTATTTTCGTGAATGCGCCTTATGACAAATTCGTCGGTATCAATTCGCGCTTCTGGCATGCCAGCGGTTTCGACATGCAGATCAATGCCAGCGGCTTCAAGCTGCATACACAATCACTGGCAACGGTGGTGCTGGGCGGTATCGCTTTCAAGTCGATGGATGAGTTCGACACCAACACGGCTGCCAAGGAAAACACCAGCTTCCGCCTGGCCGAAGATGAGGCCGCCGCCATGAAGGAGCCTGACGGACGCTCGCAAACCGTGCTGCTTTATTTTAACCAGTCGCTACGCGGTCTTGAGCCGGGCGCGGTGGTGGACTTCCGTGGTGTGGTGCTGGGCGAGGTCAAATCGATTGGTATCGAATACGATGACAAGACGCGTCAGTTCCTGATGCCGGTGGTGGTGACCCTGTATCCGGATCGTCTCGGCCGCAAGTTCAATGAGCAGCAGGAATCGCGCTACACGCCGCGCCAGCGTCTGCGCTATCTGGTTGCGCATGGACTGCGCGCGCAATTGCGCAGCGGCAGTCTGCTGACCGGTCAAGTCTATGTGGCGCTGGACTTCTTCCCGAAGGCCGAGCCGGCACAGATCGACATCGAGCGGACACCGCTGATCTTCCCGACGATACCGAACAGTCTCGACGAGATCCAGAATCAGATTGCCGATGTCACGCGCAAACTGAGCAAGGTGCCGTTCGACAAGATCGGCGAAGACCTGCGCAAGACGCTGGCCACGCTCAACCGTACATTGAGCAGTGCCGAGCAGACCATGAACAAGATCAACAACGATGTCGCACCGGAAATCACCGCTGCCATGCGCGATGCCCGCAAGACGCTCAACGCCGCCGAACGAACCTTGTCCGAGGATGCGCCATTGCAGCAGGACGTGCGCCAGACCATGCAGGAGCTGTCGCGTGCGGCAGCATCCATCAAGGTGCTCACCGATTATTTGCAACAACATCCGGAATCGCTGATTCGCGGCAAGCAGGAGGATAAATAATGCAGGGTCGATTCACATTTTTCTCGACGGCGGCGCTGATGCTGGCGTTGACGGCATGTTCCAGCACGCCGACGCGCTTCTACACGTTGGCTGCAGCGGGTGGATCAAGTCCTTCGCCGGCGATGGCCAAGGCACCCGCCGCAACGCCCGCCGTCGCGGCTGGACAGACATTTATCGAGGTCTTGCCGGTGAGCGTGCCGGAGCGTCTGGCGCGTCCGCAGATTGTGGTGCGTACTGACGATACGCGTGTCGATATTCTTGAGCAGGATCGCTGGTCGGCACCGTTCAACAACGAACTGCGTGACGCATTGGCCAGCGGCGTCGCCAATCGTCTCGGCGCAGTCGACGTGACACGCGGTGGTCGTCCGGCCAATCAACCGGTTTATCGGATCATTGTTGAGTTGCGCCAGCTTGACGCCGTCAAGGGCGGCAAGGTGGACGCATCCTTCGGATGGACGATTGCGCGCAGCGACAATAATGCAAGCAGCGTATGCCGCCTGGCGGTGGTGGAACCTGTCAGTGGCGCGGGAATTGATGGCGTAGTGCAGGGTATGCAACGTGCAGTAGCCAACGTGGCTGATGCGATTTCGGCCGACGTGATAGCGTTGAGGGCGGGGAAGGGCGGCGCCTGCAGCAGCTGAAGAACGACTGAAAAGTCCTGACACCAATGACAAAGGCCGCTTCAATGAAGCGGCCTTTTGTTTTGTAGCTTGTCTACTTGCTGCAGCGATCATCGTTGAACGATGATCGCTGTTTCAGTATGTCGTCTCAGGACAGATTAACGATCGCCGTAAGAGCGACGTGCGCCGCCGTCGGAACGAGCGCCACCACCCTTGTAACCGCCGCCACCGCCGCCTTCTTTACGTGGGCCGCCACTGCCGGCTGGCTTGCCGCCGAAGCTGCGACCACCGCCATTGCCAGCGCCGTTACCCGCCGAACGTGGTGGGCCGCTGCGGTTGTCGCCTGGACGCCATCCGCCTGGCTTGCGCGCGCTGCGTGCAGGTGCCGCTGTTTTCTTTGGCTCGTAGCCTTCAACGACATCAACCGGAATCGGTTGCTTGGTGAAGCGCTCAATACGTTTGACGTGCATGCCTTCAGCATGATTGACCAGCGACACGGCAACGCCGTTGCGGCCGGCACGACCGGTACGGCCGATACGGTGAACGTAATCTTCCGGGAATTTCGGCAGATCGTAGTTGAACACGTGAGTGATGCCCGGCACGTCAATACCGCGAGCGGCGACGTCGGTAGCTACCAGCACGCGAACCTGGCCACGACGCATGCCGTCCAGAGTGCGGTTACGTGCGCCTTGATGCATGTCGCCATGCAAAGCAGCAGCAGCGAAACCAGCGATGTTCAGACGATCAGCGATGGTGTCGGCATCACGCTTGGTCGCAGTGAAGACAACAGCCTGATCCATGGTCACGTCGCGCAGCAGGAAGTCCAGCAGGCGATTCTTGTGCGACAGATCGTCGACGAAGTGCACGCGCTGAGCGATGTTTTCATGCTTGGTGGCGGAACCGGCGATCTGGATGATCTGCGGTGCATTGGTGATGCGCTTTGCCATGTTGCCGACGACGCCATCCAGCGTTGCCGAGAACAGCATGGTTTGGCGGGTTGCCGGTGTGGCAGCGACGATCTTTTCGATATCTTCGATGAAGCCCATGTCCAGCATGCGGTCAGCTTCGTCCAGCACCAGAATTTCCAGTTCGGAGAAATCGATCTTGCCCGAATCCATATGGTCGATCAGACGGCCAGGTGTCGCCACCAGGATTTCAGGATTGCGCGACAGCAATTGCATTTGCTTCGGATAAGGCATGCCACCGAGGATGGACACGGCCTTCAGGCGACGCATGTGTGCGCAATACTTGTCGGTTGCGGTGGTAACTTGCAGGGCCAGTTCGCGTGTTGGCGTCAGCACCAGCATCTTTGGCTGTGCAGGACGGAAACGTGGACGGTCGCCGCGTGCCTTGGCGGCTTGCGCTTCCTGGTTTGGTGTCTTCGCGCCAGGAGCAGCAGGTGGCATGGAGGCAAACTTGTGCAGCGACGGCAGCATGAATGCTGCAGTCTTGCCGGAGCCTGTCTGCGACGATACCAGCAAATCCTTGCCGGCGATGGCGGCAGGGATAGCTTGTTCCTGAACCGGAGTCGGCGCGGTGTAGCCGGAGTCGGTCAAGGCTTTGATAATCGATGGGTGCAGGCCTAGTGTTTCAAAAGTCATGTTTTCTTTCGTTTTGTGTATGAGCGCCAGACAAATGCAATGCAGCGCAACGCCTGCGTCAGAGTGAACGGACGCAACGAGCGCACAACAAATGCGGTGAACGCAAAAAAGCAACGCCAACCAACGAAATGACTATGAAAAACAAAGAAATTTCGGCACAAAAGCTTTGCGCCGGGACGGTGTCGCTTAAAGACTAAGGACACTCAAGGCGGGAGGGCTTTTACTACGTACTGTCGACTGTCTAGCGCGACAATTAGGGCTTGCGAAGCTGCTGAGTAACCCAGCGAGCCGGATTACGGTTTGTACGTCGTATTGCAACGCACAAACCGAATCATACAGCAAAATGTCGAAGTTAGCACTAGGGTTTGCTCGGAGATTTGCTTCGAACAAGTCCCTAGTCTTCTTTCGTCCTGGTTCGTATTACTCGGAGATACCGCCGACGACGCGCGAGAAGCCGCCGTCCACGTAGGTGATCTCACCGGTGATGCCGCCTGCCAGGTCCGACAACAGGAAGGCCGAAGCATTGCCGACGTCTTCAATCGTTACGTTGCGGCGCAGCGGGGCGTTGTCGGACACAAAACCGAGGATCTTGCCGAAGCCCTTGATGCCGCTGGCTGCCAATGTCTTGATCGGGCCGGCGGATACGCCGTTGACGCGCACGCCCTTGGGGCCCAGAGATTCCGCCAGGTAACGCACGCTGGCTTCCAGCGATGCCTTGGCCAGACCCATGGTGTTGTAGTTTGGAACCACACGTTCAGAGCCAAGATAGGTCAATGTCAGCAGCGCCGAGTTGGGACGCAGCATCGGCAGCGCAGCCTTGGCCATTGCCGGGAAGCTATATGCCGAGATGTCGTGCGCGATCTTGAAGCCTTCTCGCGAGAAGCCTTCCAGGAAGTCGCCGGCAATCGCTTCGTTCGGCGCGAAGCCGATGGCGTGCACCAGGCCGTCCAACTGGTCCCAGGACTTGCCCAGATCGGCGAACAGGGCATTGATTTGCTCGTCGCTGCCGACGTCGCAATCAAAAATCAGCTTGCTGTCGAATTCTTCAGCGAACTTGGTGATACGGTCCTTGAAACGTTCGCCGAC
This genomic interval carries:
- the leuA gene encoding 2-isopropylmalate synthase, which translates into the protein MMLSNPAAKYRAFPTIPLSDRTWPNQFISKPPIWMSTDLRDGNQALIEPMSPERKLRFFEMLLQIGLKEIEVGFPSASQTDFDFVRKLIEENRIPDDVTIIVLTQSREELIRRTIDSLAGAKQAIVHLYNSVAPAFRKIVFNMSRDEIKNIAVTGTQLVKELTDARPETQWRYEYSPESFSTTELDFSKEICDAVCETWGATPERKVILNLPSTVECSTPNVYADQIEWMCRNLKHRASTIISVHPHNDRGTAVASAELAVMAGADRVEGCLFGNGERTGNVDLVTLALNLYTQGVNPGLDFSDIDTVRQCVEECNQIPVHPRHPYVGDLVFTAFSGSHQDAIKKGFAKQQADAIWEVPYLPIDPADLGRSYDAVIRVNSQSGKGGMAYLLEQEYGLSMPRRLQIEFSRAIQREADATGKEIVAGDIYTIFKSEYLDRTTPYVYRAHRMSEDSSHKESIKIEIDIERNGEKATLRGTGNGPIDAFVNALGLDIKLMDFHEHAIGAGANAQAASYIELRLNEAPTGFGVGIDANIVTASFKAVLSAINRQIAIDQSANQPSSPKAKAA
- a CDS encoding paraquat-inducible protein A; this translates as MYRRPDLIVCEECDAVHRRPVLRRAEIAQCQRCGAEMERDTGSRQQRLLPLTVASLIMFVIANSFPIVEIELQGLTSQTTLIGAVKVLGMEGMSLVAMLVMATTILFPLVQLLVLFYLLLPTAHGVNRPGVKTLLRIMQMVRPWGMVEVFLLGVLVAVVKLSNMATVIPGVALWAFGALTIVLTAVVSFNPRYLWRSLVIARIEDADPVKDGEPVR
- a CDS encoding paraquat-inducible protein A, producing the protein MSSAIASNLRPCHHCGTVWEDAPDDAHCEVCHSPLHVRKIDSLNRTWAFLIAACIMYIPANLMPVMTTTTLLDEQQDTIMSGIIYFWVDGSWELAIVVFIASFLVPLFKLVSLIILTVSARRRSSWQRLQRAKLYRVVESIGRWSMLDVFVVSLLTGLVQIEGFAKITAGVGVAAFGSVVVLTMLASLSFDPRLIWDQDEPVSNENAVPSPHVDLQEQ
- a CDS encoding intermembrane transport protein PqiB, with protein sequence MTEQTTPSHHLPEPKRSRQRNWLPSLVWLIPIVAAVVGLTLVAKILIERGPVITISFSSAEGLEAGKTKVKYKDVDIGLVQSITLSRDRSHVLTTVQLTKEAESFTADDTRFWVVRPRVAASGISGLNTLLSGAYIGADAGKSEETKKEFAGLEQPPIITRDTSGKQFVLHAADLGSVDIGSPVFYRRIKVGQVAAYDLDQDGKGVTLRIFVNAPYDKFVGINSRFWHASGFDMQINASGFKLHTQSLATVVLGGIAFKSMDEFDTNTAAKENTSFRLAEDEAAAMKEPDGRSQTVLLYFNQSLRGLEPGAVVDFRGVVLGEVKSIGIEYDDKTRQFLMPVVVTLYPDRLGRKFNEQQESRYTPRQRLRYLVAHGLRAQLRSGSLLTGQVYVALDFFPKAEPAQIDIERTPLIFPTIPNSLDEIQNQIADVTRKLSKVPFDKIGEDLRKTLATLNRTLSSAEQTMNKINNDVAPEITAAMRDARKTLNAAERTLSEDAPLQQDVRQTMQELSRAAASIKVLTDYLQQHPESLIRGKQEDK
- a CDS encoding membrane integrity-associated transporter subunit PqiC, translating into MQGRFTFFSTAALMLALTACSSTPTRFYTLAAAGGSSPSPAMAKAPAATPAVAAGQTFIEVLPVSVPERLARPQIVVRTDDTRVDILEQDRWSAPFNNELRDALASGVANRLGAVDVTRGGRPANQPVYRIIVELRQLDAVKGGKVDASFGWTIARSDNNASSVCRLAVVEPVSGAGIDGVVQGMQRAVANVADAISADVIALRAGKGGACSS
- a CDS encoding DEAD/DEAH box helicase, with the protein product MTFETLGLHPSIIKALTDSGYTAPTPVQEQAIPAAIAGKDLLVSSQTGSGKTAAFMLPSLHKFASMPPAAPGAKTPNQEAQAAKARGDRPRFRPAQPKMLVLTPTRELALQVTTATDKYCAHMRRLKAVSILGGMPYPKQMQLLSRNPEILVATPGRLIDHMDSGKIDFSELEILVLDEADRMLDMGFIEDIEKIVAATPATRQTMLFSATLDGVVGNMAKRITNAPQIIQIAGSATKHENIAQRVHFVDDLSHKNRLLDFLLRDVTMDQAVVFTATKRDADTIADRLNIAGFAAAALHGDMHQGARNRTLDGMRRGQVRVLVATDVAARGIDVPGITHVFNYDLPKFPEDYVHRIGRTGRAGRNGVAVSLVNHAEGMHVKRIERFTKQPIPVDVVEGYEPKKTAAPARSARKPGGWRPGDNRSGPPRSAGNGAGNGGGRSFGGKPAGSGGPRKEGGGGGGYKGGGARSDGGARRSYGDR
- the fabI gene encoding enoyl-ACP reductase FabI, with translation MAFLQGKKILITGLLSNRSIAYGIATACKREGAELAFTYVGERFKDRITKFAEEFDSKLIFDCDVGSDEQINALFADLGKSWDQLDGLVHAIGFAPNEAIAGDFLEGFSREGFKIAHDISAYSFPAMAKAALPMLRPNSALLTLTYLGSERVVPNYNTMGLAKASLEASVRYLAESLGPKGVRVNGVSAGPIKTLAASGIKGFGKILGFVSDNAPLRRNVTIEDVGNASAFLLSDLAGGITGEITYVDGGFSRVVGGISE